Proteins encoded in a region of the Deltaproteobacteria bacterium genome:
- a CDS encoding aspartate kinase, with translation MKVIKVGGGCLHGNTVVAGILDLMAVHGPGNVFVVSALNGVTDLLLKAQSRALADEDTIAATMAELRARHMDTAAALMPSSALADFEAPLEALCRKLERLFFGLSFTREATPRLRDAIAVFGERLSALLLAHILMARGLRAACHFPEDIGMVTDGRFGDATADIPATKEHFHTRLASLIKPDTVTFVPGFYGLGPDGEVTTFGRGGSDYSAAVVAVALGAEILEIWKETAGFMSADPRLIPEARLIPALSFDEAAELAYFGAKILHPRTVEPLRATAITIAVKNTLNPTGQGSVITSQNVQSASCVKSVAHNANIGVLKVQASGVGARPGILGNVAGLLGGRGINIRSVVTSQTCISLLLDQGDLEPAHDLLAEMRPGLCTRLEAIRDLAMVALVGHGMSERIGVAARCFTAVAEAGINIEMVAFGPSPAALYFLVRSVDLAPALRAVHATFFEGSGCPS, from the coding sequence ATGAAAGTCATCAAGGTCGGCGGCGGCTGTCTCCACGGCAACACGGTCGTTGCCGGCATTCTCGACCTCATGGCCGTGCACGGCCCGGGCAACGTCTTTGTCGTTTCCGCCCTGAACGGCGTGACCGATCTGCTTCTCAAGGCCCAGAGCCGAGCCCTGGCCGACGAGGACACCATCGCCGCGACCATGGCCGAACTCCGGGCCAGACATATGGACACCGCTGCCGCCCTCATGCCCTCATCGGCCCTGGCCGATTTCGAGGCGCCACTCGAGGCCCTGTGCCGGAAACTCGAACGCCTGTTCTTCGGCCTGAGCTTCACCCGGGAGGCCACCCCCCGCCTGCGCGATGCCATCGCCGTCTTTGGCGAACGATTGTCCGCCCTGCTCCTAGCCCATATTCTCATGGCCCGGGGCCTGCGGGCCGCCTGCCACTTCCCCGAAGACATCGGCATGGTCACCGACGGCCGGTTCGGCGACGCCACGGCCGACATCCCGGCCACGAAAGAACATTTTCACACCCGCCTCGCTTCCCTGATCAAACCTGACACGGTGACCTTTGTCCCCGGATTCTACGGCCTGGGCCCCGACGGCGAGGTGACCACCTTTGGCCGGGGCGGAAGCGATTATTCGGCCGCCGTGGTCGCCGTAGCCCTGGGGGCCGAAATCCTGGAAATCTGGAAGGAGACGGCCGGGTTCATGAGCGCCGACCCCCGCCTCATCCCCGAGGCCCGCCTCATCCCGGCCCTGTCCTTTGACGAGGCCGCCGAGCTGGCCTATTTCGGGGCCAAAATCCTCCATCCGCGGACCGTGGAGCCCTTGCGGGCCACGGCCATAACTATCGCCGTCAAGAACACCCTGAACCCCACCGGCCAGGGCTCAGTCATCACCAGCCAGAACGTCCAGTCCGCCTCATGCGTCAAGAGCGTGGCCCACAACGCCAACATCGGGGTCCTCAAGGTCCAGGCCTCGGGCGTCGGTGCCCGACCGGGCATCCTCGGCAACGTGGCCGGGCTTCTGGGCGGCCGTGGCATCAACATCCGCTCGGTTGTCACCTCCCAGACCTGCATCTCGCTTTTGCTGGACCAGGGAGACCTGGAACCGGCCCATGACCTCCTGGCGGAAATGCGGCCCGGCCTGTGCACCCGTCTTGAGGCTATCCGGGACCTAGCCATGGTCGCCCTGGTCGGCCACGGCATGAGCGAGAGGATCGGCGTCGCCGCCCGATGCTTCACGGCCGTGGCCGAGGCCGGAATCAACATCGAAATGGTCGCCTTTGGCCCATCCCCGGCCGCCCTGTATTTTCTTGTTCGCTCCGTCGACCTTGCCCCGGCCCTCAGGGCCGTCCATGCCACCTTCTTCGAGGGTTCGGGCTGCCCGTCCTGA
- a CDS encoding PAS domain S-box protein: MDAKPPAPTITRRLAFTQARNALVFGVIFSLAMSGFQLRGLIDSLSVDAARNVGLLLEAVVPAASLAVYEINQKQVERSVEGLRNYPFVRLVEIVDDFGTVLVEWQRPPRGDIPPWILDLLHPSPDQFSERLNVMGQDVGSLRIVQDKEAIAAHALRETAGFLVRNIAAFVILALLVSIAFHLTLTRPILKIARRMADLDLDNPTPRELPLPRGHGHNELGALVRTANSLIRRIRSSMERQRDVEAALRQSEFKYRKIFEEFQDIYFQADTKGTIQLISPALERMTGHRSDDLVGRNLRDLMARPEDFSRLAETLAQKGRASDLESSLETADGSLLPVAVSAHIVRFDAEAEGIVSGIIRNITEQKQSEEDRRRLEAQLRQAQRLEVVGTLAGGMAHDFNNLLQGISVNLELVLGRADLEPRDRASLHEALRIIGRATDLIARLMTFSRKSEPRFAPVRLSAVIRDAVSILTRTMPKNIDLKVDLDRDAGSVLADPGQVDQIVLNLANNARDAIGDQAGTVAVSCTRTEIGPENESDHPGIPPGSYAVLTVTDNGSGIPPEIQDKIFDPFFTTKGVGKGTGLGLAMTYGIVQAHSGHIQCQSAPGQGTAFRLFFPVVPGDYAVPRATPSMFASKLKSAEARAKATILMVDDEDMIRETTREALEDAEHEVLAAASGEEALKIFQDRGRDIDLVVMDLGMPGMGGETCLREILALNSAARIVVASAYADHPIARDPEAFGATAFLPKPYRLDTLFHIVRNVLAER, translated from the coding sequence ATGGATGCCAAACCCCCAGCCCCGACCATCACCCGTCGACTGGCCTTCACCCAGGCTCGCAACGCCTTGGTCTTTGGCGTGATTTTCAGCCTAGCCATGAGCGGCTTCCAGCTTCGGGGGCTGATCGACAGCCTGTCCGTCGATGCCGCCCGCAATGTCGGCCTGCTCCTGGAAGCCGTCGTCCCGGCCGCCTCCCTGGCTGTGTATGAAATCAACCAGAAGCAGGTCGAGCGCTCCGTCGAGGGTCTGCGCAACTATCCCTTTGTCCGACTGGTCGAGATCGTCGATGATTTCGGGACCGTCTTGGTCGAGTGGCAGCGACCGCCACGGGGGGACATCCCCCCCTGGATCCTCGATCTGCTCCATCCCTCTCCGGATCAGTTCAGCGAACGGCTGAACGTCATGGGCCAGGACGTGGGTTCTCTCCGAATCGTCCAGGACAAAGAGGCCATCGCCGCCCATGCTCTTCGCGAGACAGCGGGGTTTCTGGTCCGCAATATTGCGGCCTTTGTCATCCTGGCCCTCCTCGTCTCCATCGCCTTTCACCTGACCCTGACCAGGCCGATCCTCAAGATCGCCCGCCGGATGGCCGACCTGGACCTCGACAACCCCACTCCCCGGGAGCTGCCTCTGCCCCGAGGCCACGGACACAACGAACTGGGCGCCCTCGTCCGGACGGCAAACAGCCTGATCAGAAGAATCCGCTCTTCCATGGAGCGCCAGCGGGACGTCGAGGCCGCACTCCGCCAGAGCGAGTTCAAGTATCGGAAGATCTTTGAGGAATTCCAGGACATCTATTTCCAGGCCGATACCAAGGGAACCATCCAGCTCATCAGTCCGGCCCTGGAGCGGATGACCGGCCATCGTTCCGATGATCTGGTCGGCCGGAATCTGCGGGACCTAATGGCCAGACCCGAGGACTTCTCCCGCCTGGCCGAAACATTAGCCCAGAAGGGACGGGCCAGTGACCTGGAGTCGTCTCTGGAAACCGCCGATGGCTCCCTCCTCCCCGTGGCCGTCAGCGCCCACATTGTCAGGTTCGACGCTGAGGCCGAGGGAATCGTGTCCGGAATCATCCGCAACATCACTGAACAAAAGCAGTCCGAAGAGGACCGCAGGAGATTGGAGGCCCAACTTCGCCAGGCCCAGCGCCTGGAGGTCGTTGGGACCCTTGCCGGAGGCATGGCCCACGACTTCAACAATCTTCTCCAAGGCATCTCGGTCAATCTCGAACTCGTCCTGGGCCGGGCCGACCTAGAGCCCAGGGATCGGGCCAGCCTGCACGAGGCCCTGCGCATCATCGGCCGGGCCACGGACCTCATCGCCCGCCTCATGACCTTCAGCCGCAAGTCCGAGCCCAGATTTGCCCCGGTCCGCCTGTCCGCCGTGATCCGGGACGCCGTTTCCATCCTGACCCGGACCATGCCTAAGAACATTGATCTGAAGGTGGATCTCGACCGCGATGCGGGCTCGGTCTTGGCCGACCCCGGCCAGGTGGATCAGATCGTCCTCAATCTGGCCAACAACGCTCGGGACGCCATAGGCGACCAGGCCGGGACCGTGGCCGTGTCCTGCACCCGGACCGAAATCGGCCCGGAAAATGAATCGGACCATCCCGGTATCCCTCCGGGCAGCTACGCCGTCCTGACCGTCACCGACAACGGGTCCGGCATCCCTCCGGAAATCCAGGACAAGATCTTCGACCCCTTCTTCACCACAAAAGGTGTGGGCAAGGGCACTGGTCTTGGCCTGGCCATGACCTACGGCATCGTCCAGGCCCACTCCGGCCACATCCAATGCCAAAGTGCCCCGGGACAGGGCACAGCCTTCAGGCTTTTCTTCCCGGTCGTGCCCGGGGACTACGCCGTGCCCAGGGCCACTCCGTCCATGTTCGCCTCCAAGCTCAAGTCGGCCGAAGCCAGGGCCAAGGCCACGATCCTCATGGTCGACGACGAAGACATGATCCGTGAAACGACCAGGGAGGCCCTTGAAGACGCCGAGCACGAGGTTCTCGCCGCCGCCAGCGGCGAAGAGGCTCTGAAAATCTTCCAGGACCGGGGACGGGACATCGATCTCGTGGTCATGGACCTGGGTATGCCGGGCATGGGCGGCGAAACCTGCCTAAGGGAAATTCTTGCTTTGAACTCCGCGGCCAGAATCGTGGTCGCCAGCGCCTATGCCGACCACCCCATCGCCCGGGATCCCGAGGCCTTTGGAGCCACCGCGTTTTTGCCTAAGCCCTACCGCCTCGACACCCTGTTTCATATCGTTCGGAACGTTCTTGCCGAACGCTAA